Genomic DNA from Pseudoalteromonas sp. MM1:
CGCACGGGCGACAGCGATGCTGCATCTGCGCTTCGTCGTGTAACAGGCCTAACGCTTGTTGATGGTAAGTTTATTTACGTTAGGGGCCTTGGTGAGCGTTACTCAAGTGCGCGTTTAAATGGCGCTTACATCCCAAGCCCAGATTTAACCCGTAACGTTATTCCGCTGGATATTTTCCCTGCCAGTATAATTGAAAGTATGGCCGTTCAAAAAGCCTACTCTCCAGACATGCCAGCAGCGTTTGGTGGCGGTAATATAGATATTAGAACTAAAACCGCACCGAGTGAATTTACAGCAGGTATTGAAGTGGGTGCAGGTTACGATACCGCATCGAGTGATGGATTTACTTACAATCGTAACGAAAATGGCATTCCGAGTGTTTTAACTGAAGCTATTTCTACCTACCGTGGTAATTTTGGTATTGGCAATATTGTTAGTAGTGAAGGTTTTGAAGATGGCGATTTAACGCGTGCAGAACAAGCAACCGCTGTTAATAACGCACTCTTAAAATCGCTTCCTCGCGATTATGAGTTAAAAGAAGAGTCTTTAGACCCGCGTTATAATATTAAAGCCCATTATGGTGATAGCTTTGAAGAGAGCTATTTTGGTGGCAAGGTTGGGTTTTTGCTTGCCGGTGCTTACAAAAGCGAATGGGATTTTGAAGAACGTTTTAGCTCAGTTATCACCCAAGATTTAGAAAACGAAGAAGGCAATATTGATTGTACAACGTCGTTAGCGACCAGTGATGATGTGAGTAACTCGTGTTACAACACAGTCAAAAATTCGCAAGTGACGACTGAAACCGAAAGCTATAACGGTTCATTAAGCTTGTCATATCGTTTAGGTACTCACAGTATTTCAGCTCAACAGCTTTACATTATTGATAATGAAGATGAATCTGAAATTGCTATTTCGCAAAGCCCTGCGGGTAGTTCTACGTTTAGTATTGCCGGTGATGGGATTGCAAACCGTAATCATGAGTTTAATTACGAAGAACGCCAATTAAACATTACGCAGTTTATGGGCCAACACACCTTTTTAGATTATTTTGGTATTGGTGCCGATTGGCAGTACACCGAAGCTAAAGCAACGACTGATATACCTACCAGTGCCGATTTTGAGTTTCGTGACACTTATAATAGTGATGGCAGTTATGCAGGCTCAACTATTACAGGGGATGATAACCGTGTAATTATGTCATACACCAATATGCAAGAGCGTGTTAAATCGTACGGCGGTAATTTAACCTTGCCACTTAGCTTTGAGCGTATGGAAGTTGAGTTTAAAGTGGGTTACGATTTTTCTGACAGAGCCCGAATATTTAATACCTCAAGCTTTGCTATAAACAATAGTGGTGGCTCTGGTATTTCAATAAACGACGGTAGCAATGATGCGCTTAATAATAGTGGCTTTTTAACTGACGACTTTATTGATAATAACGCTGTGTTAGTTGACTTTAATGAGCCAACTGCGCCTGATGCCGATGATTACATTGCTGCGCAAAAGGTGGATGCAGGTTATGCGTCTTTCGATGTGTTTTATGATCAATGGTTAAGAATAAGCGGTGGTATTCGTTATGAAGAGTTTAAACAAACTTCTATCGGTACATCGAGCCTTATTTTTGATGAAGACGATTTAAATACCTTTTACGATCCAGATAAAATTCAAGCAGGCTCTGTAATCACCGATGATTGGTATCCGGCACTGTCTATTACCTATGTAGGTGGCGATGATTACCAGGTACGCTTAGGTTATGGTGAAACAGTAGTACGCCCTGATTTTCGTGAAGTAGTGCCCGTTACGTATTATGACCCTTTGACCGATATTAGAACATTTGGTCGTACGGGGATTAAAAGTAGCCCAATTAAAAACTATGACTTACGTTATGAGTATTATGGACAAGCCGGTAATTCATTTAGCGTAGCGGCGTTTTATAAAGATATTACAGCGCCAATTGAAACAGTTTTAAACATTGGTGATGAAGATTACTCAGCATCGTTTATAAATGGTGAAACAGCAGAAGTATATGGTATTGAAGCTGAATGGCTACAAGACTTAACTTTTGTAAGTGAAGGCCTATTTACTAGCGGTAATATCACATTAAGTGATTCTGAAGCGTCTATTGACCCAGCACTTGCGGGTACATTAACTAATCCTAAAAAACGTATGACAGGCCACTCTGAGTATGTAGTTAATTTACAATTAAACTACGATTCATTAGATGGCATGCACAGCAGCTCATTAGTTTATAACGTTTTTGGTGAGCGAATTTTAGCAGCCGGTGTTGCTAATAGGGATGACGCGTATGAGCAACCATTTCACTCACTTGATTTAGTTTACACCTACTACCCAGATTTTAATTCTAAGATTAAGTTTAAAGTTAAAAACTTACTCGATGAAGATCAAGAGGTAACCCAATCAGACATTATAGTGCGCTCAAAAGAACAAGGTGTAACGTTTGATTTAAGTTACAGCTACGAGTTTTAATTTTAATCCCAAGGAAGGGGGATATAATAAAACCTAACTACCGATTAGCCCTGTATTTAATACAGGGCTTTTTTATGACTATGAAAAATATTTAAGTTTCGCTTTATTCACTAGTTTTAGGGCGCTTTGGGTGTTAGGTTTAATAAAAATTAATTCTCACGCAATGAATTTTAATTTTTAATGTATTAAGGCATCTTTTATGAATCAAACAGTGGAAAAAACAATGAAAAAAGTAGGATTAGTCGGTTGGCGTGGCATGGTTGGCTCTGTGTTATTAGAACGTATGCAACAGCAAAATGATTTTGCGCATATCGACACCACCTTTTTCACCACCTCACAAGCTGGGCAACTCGGCCCAGATATTGCGGGCGACGCAAAACCGTTACTCGATGCAAGTGATGTAAATGAACTTGCTAAAATGGATATTATTGTTACCTGTCAAGGTGGTGATTATACCAAAGCGGTTTACCCTAAATTACGCGAATCGGGTTGGGGTGGTTACTGGATTGATGCAGCTTCTGCACTGCGTATGGTTGATGACAGCATAATTGTACTTGACCCTGTAAATAAAGATGTTATCGAACAAGGTTTAGAGCAAGGCGTAAAAACCTTTGTAGGCGGTAACTGTACCGTATCGTTAATGCTACTTGCTTTAGGTGGCTTGTTTGAGCAAGACTTAATTGAATGGGTAAGCCCAATGACTTACCAAGCGGCCTCTGGTGCCGGCGCTCGAAATA
This window encodes:
- a CDS encoding TonB-dependent receptor plug domain-containing protein → MSKKHRLNHITWAIGLGLVAQSTSLIAAQADEQLTSEQEIEEVVAVGTRLQGSAAAVVEERKNQAFVADILGSEQLSRTGDSDAASALRRVTGLTLVDGKFIYVRGLGERYSSARLNGAYIPSPDLTRNVIPLDIFPASIIESMAVQKAYSPDMPAAFGGGNIDIRTKTAPSEFTAGIEVGAGYDTASSDGFTYNRNENGIPSVLTEAISTYRGNFGIGNIVSSEGFEDGDLTRAEQATAVNNALLKSLPRDYELKEESLDPRYNIKAHYGDSFEESYFGGKVGFLLAGAYKSEWDFEERFSSVITQDLENEEGNIDCTTSLATSDDVSNSCYNTVKNSQVTTETESYNGSLSLSYRLGTHSISAQQLYIIDNEDESEIAISQSPAGSSTFSIAGDGIANRNHEFNYEERQLNITQFMGQHTFLDYFGIGADWQYTEAKATTDIPTSADFEFRDTYNSDGSYAGSTITGDDNRVIMSYTNMQERVKSYGGNLTLPLSFERMEVEFKVGYDFSDRARIFNTSSFAINNSGGSGISINDGSNDALNNSGFLTDDFIDNNAVLVDFNEPTAPDADDYIAAQKVDAGYASFDVFYDQWLRISGGIRYEEFKQTSIGTSSLIFDEDDLNTFYDPDKIQAGSVITDDWYPALSITYVGGDDYQVRLGYGETVVRPDFREVVPVTYYDPLTDIRTFGRTGIKSSPIKNYDLRYEYYGQAGNSFSVAAFYKDITAPIETVLNIGDEDYSASFINGETAEVYGIEAEWLQDLTFVSEGLFTSGNITLSDSEASIDPALAGTLTNPKKRMTGHSEYVVNLQLNYDSLDGMHSSSLVYNVFGERILAAGVANRDDAYEQPFHSLDLVYTYYPDFNSKIKFKVKNLLDEDQEVTQSDIIVRSKEQGVTFDLSYSYEF